A stretch of DNA from Vicinamibacteria bacterium:
CAGTTCTCGCGCCGGCTCGAGAGCTCGAACCCGGCTTTCCGGATCGTCCGTTCCATCATCGAAAAACGTCTGTTGTCTCGCTGGATGCAGAGACGCATTCGAGCGAGCGAGCTGGCGTCAATCGACCGAGGCTTGTATCTCTTTCTGGGGCTCGAATCGCCGGAGTCGCAAATCACATATTGAGTAAGACCGACGGTTGGAGGTGTTGAAAAGCGCGCCCTGATAGAAATCTTGGCGCCAGCTCCCGGAACGAAGCTCAAACGCGTACGAGATCGCTGCCCCCTTCGGAGCGGGCGATTTGTACGTCCGCACGCGGCCGTCTCCAGCCGCTGGGTCGTCATATCTTCAGTCTATTTCGTCTATTTTGTTCATTTTAGTCTATAATGGACATCAATAAGGTTGGAGTTTCATGCGTTATGTCTCCGCCACAGAAGCCAAGCAACGCTTAGCAGCGCTGCTCGATGCGGCGCAACGCGAGCCGGTTGTGATTCGGCGCCAGAAGCGCGATGTCGCCGTGCTGCTTTCCATCCAGGAGTATGAGCGTCTGCGTGCCCTCAATGCTGCAGAATTCCAACGTTTCTGCGATCGCGTGGCGCGAGATGCTGCCGCGCGGGGTCTGACCGAGGAAGGGCTCTCCGAGATCTTGTTGGATGAAGACTAGGGAGCGCTT
This window harbors:
- a CDS encoding type II toxin-antitoxin system Phd/YefM family antitoxin, whose translation is MRYVSATEAKQRLAALLDAAQREPVVIRRQKRDVAVLLSIQEYERLRALNAAEFQRFCDRVARDAAARGLTEEGLSEILLDED